The Sporocytophaga myxococcoides genome window below encodes:
- a CDS encoding TetR/AcrR family transcriptional regulator, whose amino-acid sequence MTEKTKTEDSSKLDNILNAAQKRFGHYGLCKTTMNEIAADVGMGKASLYYYFPDKEAVFQAVIKKEQEEFLSEMKKHMNAETDASSQLKLYVKYRLDYFQNLLNLSKLKTESFFNSKPIFGKVVEDFYKLEIELVASIIQTGIDKQELREVNKEEYALLLMNILQGLRLIRIKYKALAEFDPEDVAYLKQNNDKVICMFIKDLRR is encoded by the coding sequence ATGACAGAAAAAACAAAAACGGAAGACTCTTCAAAGCTTGATAACATTCTAAATGCTGCTCAGAAAAGGTTTGGGCACTATGGTTTGTGTAAAACAACAATGAATGAAATTGCTGCAGATGTGGGTATGGGTAAAGCATCCCTTTACTATTATTTCCCCGACAAAGAGGCGGTTTTCCAGGCTGTAATAAAAAAAGAGCAGGAAGAGTTTCTGTCAGAAATGAAAAAACATATGAATGCTGAAACAGATGCATCTTCTCAGCTAAAACTATATGTGAAATACCGTCTTGACTATTTTCAGAATCTACTTAACCTTTCCAAACTTAAAACAGAATCATTTTTTAATTCAAAGCCTATATTTGGCAAAGTAGTAGAAGACTTTTATAAACTTGAAATAGAGCTTGTTGCTAGCATCATTCAGACTGGTATTGATAAGCAGGAGCTTCGTGAAGTGAATAAAGAAGAATATGCTTTATTGTTGATGAATATACTGCAAGGCCTGAGATTGATTCGAATTAAATATAAAGCTCTGGCAGAATTTGATCCTGAAGATGTAGCTTATCTGAAGCAAAACAATGATAAGGTGATCTGTATGTTTATTAAGGACCTTAGACGATAG
- a CDS encoding DUF7619 domain-containing protein, producing the protein MSDLSLGLGTFNKTINDIAIQSDGKVIVVGDFITYKDISLNRIARLNADGTLDNTFKIGFGFDNSVKTIAIDKNDKILLGGSFTTYNGFNCNYLVRLNNDGSIDNTFNIGTGPNSEVNTIALQQDGKILLGGAFLAFNGTPAGRIIRLNQNGSSDSTFNIGSGFNNKVNTIKIQNDGKILVGGSFSFLLQPPVSVSKYGFARLNSDGSSDNSLDFGSYSSGFEILTIAIDSSERILIGGTFRMGANIARINPNGLIDHSFTGNGANNSVRSIAVQRDGKILIGGDFTTYGGTENIQDGLSRVNDDGTIDLSFKRVKGTHGVRSIIIQSDDKILIGGSFQFTNGYPTSSVSRLITDGSTDTEFNIGMGANNLVNTIVLQRDGKILIGGSFTIFNGVPKNYLVRLKDDHSIDSDFNIGTGANGTIHIITIQPDGKILAAGTFTSFNGVTCNSIIRLNPNGSVDNSFNSGSGTNTSIYSIVVQSDGKILVGGNFYSFNGSGKSYLVRLNSNGSIDNTFMIGNGANDIVYKIVLLENGKIIIGGNFSTFNGNGSNRLIRLHQDGSIDYTFGLKGNANSTIYDFAVQLDGRILVAGSFTALGGLKRKYLVRLNPNGSNDGSFVPSSAISRAIVKLRLQKDNNKILIAGLNLFARINIDGSIDDSFSGIYDNIGVNSIVFLNNGKILIGGNFTMYQNYSINSITRLGGDPIYSNTFHGKVYSDRNRNCIPEINENPISSVVIKALPGPYYGGTDAAGNYALKVDSGSVLYTLTQEFNSINSELLLNQCAPSHKISLHSTGKDTCCVNFADSIKQCALLSISMERCKIKRCHKGFGYIYYGNYGNHAAKEVQIKVIYPTYMRPVSSDPPWTSIQDSLVIFDIGQVDAMSGGSIKLLDSVLCVDDITGLTQCIKATISPLNNCTAADPAWDNSSINVTGRCIGASAHFNIINEGNGDMDSKRFYKVYLNDTLIHTGQYQLKSGEELKISYPVETSVVRLEADQSPYHPSKRRPRTIVEGCTLPVPWKFFPSSYGKNDLDEQTSIGCYMIKDSYDPNDKMATPVGVGSAHNIFPGEAIEYTIRFQNTGTDTAYYVRIVDTLDVALDVSSFKHGVSSHPFTLDISGKGNAVLTYSFVGINLPDSTADQAGSNGLISFRVAIPSNTPIGTIIKNKASIYFDYNKPVVTNETFHTVDTTVFINLAKGSLVQVDQMILGEIPIKSQSMFKIYPNPSNGIITIETLEGRKNDKLIIYSTIGVLQKTIQLNGENIQQVKLADLREGLYIYEILQEGKQRTKGLLELRSLY; encoded by the coding sequence ATGTCTGATCTGTCATTAGGATTGGGAACTTTTAATAAAACAATAAATGACATAGCAATTCAATCGGATGGAAAAGTTATTGTCGTGGGAGATTTTATTACTTATAAAGATATTTCACTTAATCGAATTGCTCGTCTTAATGCTGATGGCACACTGGATAATACTTTTAAAATAGGATTTGGTTTTGATAATTCTGTAAAAACCATTGCTATTGATAAAAATGATAAAATTTTATTAGGAGGAAGTTTTACCACATACAACGGCTTTAATTGCAATTACCTGGTACGTCTTAATAATGATGGATCTATAGACAATACTTTTAATATTGGGACAGGCCCAAATTCGGAAGTTAATACAATTGCTTTACAGCAAGATGGAAAAATCTTACTAGGAGGGGCTTTCCTGGCTTTTAATGGAACTCCTGCAGGACGTATCATTCGCCTTAATCAGAATGGTTCATCAGATAGTACTTTTAATATTGGAAGTGGCTTTAATAACAAGGTTAATACTATCAAGATTCAAAACGATGGAAAAATATTGGTTGGCGGATCGTTTAGTTTTTTATTACAGCCTCCTGTTTCGGTTAGCAAGTATGGCTTTGCAAGATTGAATTCAGATGGTTCTTCTGATAATTCGTTAGATTTTGGTTCTTATTCTTCTGGTTTTGAAATTTTGACTATAGCCATTGATTCATCAGAAAGGATCTTAATAGGAGGAACATTTAGAATGGGTGCTAATATAGCCAGGATTAACCCCAATGGTTTGATTGATCATTCATTTACAGGAAATGGAGCAAATAATTCAGTAAGATCAATTGCTGTACAAAGGGATGGTAAAATATTGATAGGGGGAGATTTTACTACTTATGGAGGAACAGAAAATATTCAGGATGGTCTTTCAAGGGTAAATGATGATGGTACTATTGACCTCTCTTTTAAAAGAGTGAAAGGGACACATGGCGTGAGATCAATTATTATACAATCTGATGATAAAATTTTAATTGGAGGATCATTTCAATTTACGAATGGTTATCCTACATCATCTGTTTCCAGACTAATTACTGACGGCTCAACCGACACTGAATTCAATATCGGTATGGGGGCTAACAACCTTGTTAATACGATAGTACTACAAAGGGACGGAAAAATTTTGATTGGTGGAAGTTTTACCATATTTAATGGAGTTCCAAAGAATTATTTGGTTCGTCTTAAAGATGATCATTCGATTGATTCAGATTTTAATATAGGAACCGGAGCGAACGGTACGATACATATAATTACAATTCAACCTGATGGTAAAATACTTGCTGCAGGAACCTTCACATCTTTCAATGGAGTTACCTGTAATAGCATCATACGCTTAAATCCCAATGGGTCTGTGGACAATTCATTTAATTCAGGTTCGGGTACGAATACTAGTATTTACAGCATCGTTGTGCAATCTGATGGAAAAATCCTCGTAGGTGGCAATTTCTACTCTTTTAATGGCTCAGGGAAAAGTTACCTTGTTCGTTTGAATTCAAATGGCTCTATCGATAACACTTTTATGATCGGTAACGGCGCCAATGATATTGTATATAAGATAGTTCTATTGGAAAATGGAAAGATAATTATTGGAGGCAATTTCTCAACATTTAACGGTAATGGTTCAAATCGCTTGATAAGGCTTCATCAGGATGGGTCCATCGATTATACATTTGGATTAAAAGGCAATGCTAATAGTACTATTTATGACTTTGCAGTACAGTTGGATGGTAGAATATTAGTAGCAGGTTCCTTTACTGCGCTTGGAGGCTTAAAGAGAAAATATTTAGTCCGTCTTAATCCTAATGGATCAAATGATGGGAGTTTTGTTCCTTCTTCTGCTATTTCCAGGGCAATTGTGAAGTTACGTCTTCAAAAGGATAATAATAAAATATTAATTGCAGGACTTAATCTATTTGCCCGAATAAATATTGATGGTTCTATAGATGATTCATTTTCCGGCATATATGATAATATTGGTGTCAACTCCATTGTATTTCTGAATAATGGAAAGATACTAATAGGTGGAAACTTTACAATGTATCAAAATTATTCAATCAATTCCATTACCAGGCTTGGAGGTGATCCTATATACTCCAATACTTTTCATGGAAAAGTATATTCAGATCGTAATAGGAATTGTATTCCCGAAATAAATGAAAACCCTATATCTTCGGTAGTGATTAAAGCTTTGCCAGGTCCATATTATGGAGGAACAGATGCGGCAGGAAATTATGCATTAAAAGTAGATTCAGGCAGCGTACTATATACTCTTACTCAAGAGTTCAACTCAATTAATTCAGAGCTTTTATTAAATCAATGTGCTCCTTCTCATAAAATTTCGCTTCATTCCACAGGTAAAGATACCTGCTGTGTTAATTTTGCAGATTCTATAAAGCAATGTGCTCTTCTCAGCATAAGTATGGAGCGATGCAAAATAAAAAGATGTCACAAGGGGTTCGGATATATCTACTATGGCAATTATGGTAATCATGCAGCTAAAGAAGTGCAGATCAAGGTTATTTATCCAACCTATATGAGACCCGTAAGCTCAGATCCTCCATGGACTTCAATACAGGACTCATTGGTTATATTTGACATCGGACAGGTTGACGCAATGAGTGGAGGCTCTATTAAATTATTAGATTCAGTTCTTTGTGTTGATGATATTACAGGACTTACCCAGTGTATAAAAGCAACCATTTCACCGCTTAACAACTGTACAGCAGCTGATCCTGCTTGGGACAATTCTTCCATAAATGTGACAGGAAGGTGTATCGGAGCTTCTGCGCACTTCAATATTATAAATGAAGGTAATGGAGACATGGATAGTAAGAGATTTTACAAAGTCTATTTAAATGACACATTAATTCACACAGGACAGTACCAACTTAAATCCGGGGAAGAGCTGAAAATAAGTTATCCTGTAGAAACATCAGTTGTCAGGTTAGAGGCTGATCAATCACCTTATCATCCTTCTAAAAGGAGGCCTCGAACTATTGTAGAAGGCTGTACGCTGCCAGTACCATGGAAGTTCTTTCCTTCATCCTATGGAAAGAATGACCTGGATGAACAGACTTCAATTGGTTGTTACATGATCAAAGATAGTTATGATCCGAACGACAAAATGGCTACTCCTGTTGGTGTCGGTTCTGCTCATAATATTTTCCCAGGTGAAGCAATCGAATATACGATACGTTTTCAGAATACAGGGACAGATACAGCATATTACGTCAGAATCGTAGATACACTTGATGTTGCTCTGGATGTTTCTTCCTTTAAGCACGGAGTAAGCTCTCATCCATTTACGCTCGATATAAGCGGAAAAGGAAATGCAGTCCTCACTTATTCCTTTGTAGGTATTAATTTGCCTGACAGTACTGCTGATCAGGCAGGGAGCAATGGACTGATTTCATTTAGAGTTGCCATACCATCCAATACTCCAATTGGTACAATAATTAAAAATAAAGCGTCTATATATTTTGATTATAATAAACCAGTAGTTACCAATGAAACATTTCATACTGTTGATACTACTGTATTCATAAATTTAGCGAAAGGTAGCCTGGTACAAGTAGATCAGATGATTTTGGGGGAAATTCCAATAAAATCACAATCAATGTTTAAAATTTATCCTAATCCATCAAATGGTATAATAACAATTGAAACACTAGAAGGGAGGAAGAATGATAAATTAATAATATACTCCACTATTGGAGTTCTCCAAAAAACAATTCAATTAAATGGTGAGAATATACAGCAAGTGAAACTTGCCGACCTAAGGGAAGGATTATACATATATGAAATTTTACAAGAAGGCAAGCAACGAACTAAAGGCTTATTAGAGTTGAGGAGTTTATATTGA
- a CDS encoding NAD-dependent epimerase/dehydratase family protein: MQTILGSGGAIGIDLARELKTYTKDIRLVSRNPKKVNPDDQLFSADLSDPSSVDKAIQGSDIVYLTIGFEYKLSVWKRKWPPLINHVIEACKRYNAKLVFFDNVYMYDPECIGNMTEETPVNPSSEKGKIRAAIADKIMKETKNGLTALIARSADFYGPSIKNSIMNELVYKNLKKGKAANWMASVNKIHNFTYTPDAAKATAMLGNTQDCYNQIWHLPTDASKMTGKQWIELFAKEMRITPKYLVLPSWLISVLGLFVPIMKELKEMNYQNEKDYFFNSSKFEKYFDFKPTTPEIGVRNIIEADTGMF; this comes from the coding sequence ATGCAAACCATTTTAGGCTCCGGCGGTGCAATTGGAATAGATCTCGCAAGAGAACTTAAGACGTACACCAAGGACATCAGGCTTGTAAGTCGTAATCCTAAGAAAGTAAATCCTGATGATCAGCTGTTCTCTGCAGACTTATCTGATCCGTCTTCTGTAGACAAAGCAATTCAGGGATCAGATATTGTTTATCTTACCATTGGATTCGAATATAAACTTAGTGTTTGGAAACGAAAATGGCCTCCGTTGATTAATCATGTAATTGAAGCTTGTAAGAGGTACAATGCAAAGTTGGTCTTCTTTGACAATGTATATATGTATGATCCGGAATGTATTGGAAATATGACTGAAGAAACACCGGTAAATCCATCGAGTGAAAAGGGGAAAATCCGAGCTGCAATTGCAGATAAGATCATGAAAGAGACTAAAAATGGCCTTACAGCGCTAATAGCAAGATCTGCTGATTTCTATGGCCCTTCTATAAAGAACAGCATCATGAACGAACTGGTGTATAAAAATTTAAAAAAGGGTAAAGCTGCAAACTGGATGGCCAGCGTAAATAAAATACACAATTTTACATATACACCTGATGCAGCAAAGGCAACTGCGATGTTAGGCAATACCCAGGACTGTTACAACCAGATATGGCACTTGCCAACTGACGCTTCAAAAATGACTGGTAAGCAATGGATAGAGCTTTTCGCTAAAGAAATGAGAATAACTCCTAAGTATCTGGTGTTACCATCATGGTTAATAAGTGTTCTTGGATTATTTGTTCCCATTATGAAAGAGTTAAAAGAAATGAACTATCAGAATGAAAAAGACTACTTTTTTAATAGCAGCAAATTTGAAAAGTATTTTGACTTTAAACCAACTACACCTGAAATTGGGGTAAGAAACATAATTGAGGCCGATACAGGCATGTTCTGA
- a CDS encoding DUF5996 family protein, whose product MKNFLYKSSNNILISERENPWPPLVLDEWIKTYKTLHLWMQIVGKIKLSFSPKLNHWWHITFTPTAEGLTTGLIPYHNSYFQIDFDFIDHKLYIKTNEGKFDSLDLYSRSVADFYIETKEKLRHLGIEINIWTTPVEMEERIPFERDFTHKTYDKKYVETFHKILLGADHVMRVFRSEFIGKSSPVHFFWGAMDLAVTFFSGKHAPAHPGVPNVSKEVMVEAYSKELSSYGFWPGLGLGEPAFYAYAYPQPDKFNTSKMPEGAYYNDALGEFILPYEKVRTSESPKEMILSFFKAVFIASARLNKWDEGLICYK is encoded by the coding sequence ATGAAAAATTTCCTATATAAGAGTTCAAATAATATTCTCATATCTGAAAGAGAAAATCCATGGCCGCCACTGGTTCTGGATGAATGGATCAAAACCTATAAAACACTTCATCTTTGGATGCAGATTGTAGGGAAAATAAAACTTAGCTTTTCTCCTAAGCTTAATCATTGGTGGCATATTACCTTTACTCCAACTGCAGAAGGCCTTACAACAGGACTTATTCCTTATCACAATTCATATTTTCAGATTGACTTTGATTTTATTGACCATAAACTGTATATTAAAACCAATGAGGGTAAATTTGACAGCCTGGATCTTTACTCCAGGTCTGTAGCGGATTTTTATATAGAAACAAAAGAGAAACTCAGACATCTAGGTATTGAAATAAATATTTGGACAACTCCTGTTGAAATGGAAGAAAGAATTCCATTTGAAAGAGATTTTACCCACAAAACGTATGATAAAAAGTATGTGGAAACATTTCATAAAATTCTCTTAGGTGCAGATCACGTGATGAGGGTTTTCAGATCTGAATTTATCGGTAAGAGCAGTCCTGTACATTTCTTCTGGGGAGCAATGGATCTTGCAGTAACCTTCTTTTCAGGGAAACATGCTCCTGCACATCCGGGAGTACCTAATGTTAGTAAAGAAGTAATGGTAGAGGCGTATTCGAAAGAGTTAAGCAGTTATGGCTTTTGGCCTGGTCTAGGCTTGGGAGAGCCCGCATTCTATGCTTATGCCTATCCTCAACCAGATAAATTTAATACATCAAAGATGCCTGAGGGTGCATATTATAATGATGCACTTGGGGAGTTTATATTACCTTATGAGAAGGTAAGAACATCAGAATCTCCTAAAGAAATGATATTATCGTTCTTTAAAGCAGTGTTTATAGCTTCTGCCAGGCTTAATAAATGGGATGAAGGTTTGATTTGCTACAAATAA
- a CDS encoding NADP-dependent oxidoreductase has protein sequence MKAYIINEFGGPEKLISTNIKMPSPGKKEVLIEVKSFSINPVDVKTRSGKGLAGRFKDKLPLILGWDISGIVREVGEEVTKFANGDAVFGMVNFPGLASAYAQYVVAPEDHITKKPSNITHEEAAGATLALLTAWQALVTNAKVKSGQKVLIHSAAGGVGHYAVQIAKYLGAYVIGTSSAENRDFVLGLGADEHIDYKTQRFEDIVKDADFVLDTMGGDNALRSLLSTKKGGTVISIPSGLQEGLKEKAEELGTNAYNFLVASNGKDMEELAKLLEKGIIKSHISKTFSFDDIQSAHKQIETGKTRGKVVVIL, from the coding sequence ATGAAAGCATATATAATTAACGAATTCGGTGGCCCTGAAAAATTAATATCTACAAACATAAAAATGCCATCACCAGGAAAAAAAGAAGTGCTAATTGAAGTAAAATCATTCAGCATTAATCCGGTTGATGTAAAAACGAGATCAGGAAAGGGTCTTGCCGGAAGATTCAAAGATAAGCTTCCGCTTATACTTGGATGGGATATATCAGGAATAGTAAGAGAAGTTGGGGAAGAGGTTACAAAATTTGCAAACGGTGATGCTGTATTCGGAATGGTAAATTTCCCTGGACTAGCATCCGCATATGCTCAATATGTTGTAGCTCCTGAAGATCATATCACTAAAAAGCCTTCCAATATTACTCATGAAGAAGCTGCAGGTGCTACTTTGGCTTTATTAACTGCCTGGCAAGCTCTTGTGACAAATGCTAAGGTTAAATCTGGACAAAAGGTGCTAATACACTCTGCTGCTGGTGGCGTTGGACATTATGCAGTTCAGATTGCAAAATACCTGGGAGCTTATGTTATAGGGACATCATCTGCAGAAAACAGAGATTTTGTGCTTGGACTAGGTGCTGATGAACATATAGATTATAAGACTCAACGATTTGAGGATATTGTGAAAGACGCTGATTTTGTATTAGACACCATGGGTGGAGATAATGCCTTAAGATCTTTGCTGTCAACTAAAAAAGGAGGGACTGTCATTAGTATCCCTTCGGGGCTGCAGGAAGGATTAAAGGAAAAAGCAGAAGAGCTTGGAACAAATGCTTATAATTTCCTGGTAGCCTCAAATGGAAAAGACATGGAAGAGCTTGCAAAACTTCTTGAAAAAGGAATTATAAAATCTCATATTTCCAAAACATTTTCTTTTGATGATATTCAGTCTGCACACAAACAAATAGAGACTGGAAAAACAAGAGGAAAGGTAGTCGTAATATTGTAA
- a CDS encoding AraC family transcriptional regulator: protein MVKENIYQPFEIFFQEREEASVSGHSHNFFELVYIIDGAGKQCINKNKFNYSKGHFFLLTPKDCHSFEIEKTTKFFYLRFGDIYLKSKDQKDPSYFEAWTSRLEFIFQNASNHPGCILKNIEDKILVKNIVDSLIKEYINRDLYHQEVIAQLVNTIIVLVARSISRTIPAKLQENGSSETMLSIVRYIQSNIYKPEMLKSEQLAMQFNLSQSYVGEYFKKHTGENLQQYITNYKLQLVETRLRYSDLRINEIAFELGFTDESHLNRIFKKYKGTTPSDFRKRTANVW from the coding sequence ATGGTTAAGGAAAATATCTATCAGCCTTTCGAAATTTTCTTTCAGGAACGGGAGGAAGCTTCTGTATCCGGGCATTCTCATAATTTTTTTGAACTTGTCTATATAATTGATGGTGCTGGTAAGCAGTGCATTAATAAAAACAAATTTAATTACTCAAAAGGGCATTTTTTCTTACTAACCCCTAAAGATTGTCATTCTTTTGAAATTGAAAAGACAACTAAATTCTTTTATCTAAGGTTTGGAGATATTTATTTAAAATCAAAAGACCAAAAGGATCCTTCATATTTCGAAGCCTGGACTTCCAGACTGGAATTTATTTTCCAGAATGCAAGTAACCATCCTGGTTGTATTCTTAAAAATATCGAGGACAAAATACTTGTAAAAAACATTGTTGACAGCCTTATTAAAGAATACATCAACAGAGACCTATATCATCAGGAAGTTATAGCTCAGCTTGTAAACACTATCATCGTTCTTGTGGCCAGAAGCATCTCAAGAACGATCCCTGCAAAGCTTCAGGAGAATGGATCTTCCGAAACTATGCTATCTATTGTAAGATATATTCAAAGTAATATCTATAAGCCTGAAATGCTGAAATCAGAACAATTAGCCATGCAATTTAATCTTTCACAATCTTATGTGGGAGAATATTTCAAGAAGCATACAGGAGAAAACCTTCAGCAATACATTACTAATTACAAGCTCCAGCTTGTAGAAACCAGACTTCGATACAGTGACCTTAGAATAAATGAAATTGCATTTGAACTGGGATTTACAGATGAAAGTCATTTGAACAGGATTTTTAAAAAATACAAAGGAACCACACCCTCCGACTTCAGAAAAAGAACTGCAAATGTCTGGTAA